A window of the Arachis duranensis cultivar V14167 chromosome 5, aradu.V14167.gnm2.J7QH, whole genome shotgun sequence genome harbors these coding sequences:
- the LOC107491119 gene encoding scarecrow-like protein 8, whose protein sequence is MSSPGFTGGGASDFFTGAARSSTMNTNPGASAVAANNHRHLHPSHPLYRTQQQLPALFLDPSSQITPRHQTPTTQPPPTTLIGKRTLAEFQTQQQHNHLLNNHNHNSNNNHVLSNLLLRSVKPRTASFHTGSPLSPLSPIDFSIPELQIPSSTHAFQTQRFGMPLFNQLRPNPIHSNSLPLPPPNSNNHFPYRCSNLSGSVSNRVQLPLPAEPENKINTMDHRLLELEKQLLEDEEEEAEADAASVITTSAWSETIQNLMGNGSTPKPASSSPTSSTTSSTSSSSSVASPAIGCWKQTLMEAASAIAEGKQDSATEILARLSQVSNPNGNSDQRLMDCMVSALKSRVNPLENPPPVAELFSNEHAESTQLMFENSLCFMVGFMAANFAILEAAFENKTELKRFCVVDFDIGHGKQYVSLLLALSARGRTPPAMVRIVAVADTGGQEERLKSVGEMLARQAERFRIGFEFKIVQVTQRFSELTRESLGCDADEFLAVNFAFKLNRIPDESVSTENPRDELLRRVKSLSPRVVTIIEQEINANTAPFLARVADSCSYYGALFDSVESSLGKDNNSNSERVKVEEGLSRRVCNSLACEGRDRVERYEVFGKWRARMGMAGFKSKPLSQNVAESIKSRLAQSNNCNSRVNSGLTVKEENGGICFGWMGKTLTVASAWL, encoded by the coding sequence ATGTCATCGCCGGGCTTCACCGGCGGCGGGGCATCAGATTTCTTCACCGGAGCAGCCCGATCCAGCACCATGAACACGAACCCCGGCGCCTCCGCCGTGGCAGCCAACAACCACCGGCACCTCCACCCTTCCCACCCCCTGTACCGAACCCAACAGCAGCTGCCCGCACTGTTTCTAGATCCTTCCTCACAGATCACGCCTCGGCACCAAACACCAACAACACAACCACCACCAACAACCCTCATCGGTAAACGCACCCTCGCCGAATttcaaacccaacaacaacataACCACCTCCTTAACAACCACAACCACAACAGCAATAACAACCATGTCCTCTCTAACCTCCTACTCCGCTCCGTTAAGCCAAGGACGGCGTCGTTTCACACAGGTTCCCCTTTGTCCCCTTTATCGCCCATAGACTTCTCAATCCCTGAATTGCAAATCCCTTCCTCAACTCATGCCTTCCAAACGCAGCGTTTTGGCATGCCTCTCTTCAACCAGCTTCGCCCTAACCCCATTCACTCCAACAGCCTCCCCTTGCCTCCTCCTAACTCCAATAATCATTTCCCCTACCGATGCTCCAATTTGAGTGGTTCCGTTTCCAACCGGGTCCAGCTCCCGCTCCCGGCCGAACCGGAGAACAAGATTAATACGATGGACCACAGGCTTCTGGAATTGGAGAAGCAGCTTctagaagacgaagaagaagaagctgaagCCGATGCGGCTTCTGTGATCACAACAAGCGCGTGGTCAGAGACCATTCAGAATCTCATGGGAAACGGGTCCACACCCAAACCAGCTTCTTCGTCCCCTACATCCTCAACAACATCTTCAACTTCGTCTTCTTCCTCCGTGGCTTCTCCTGCCATAGGGTGCTGGAAGCAGACGCTAATGGAGGCCGCATCTGCCATAGCCGAAGGTAAACAAGATTCTGCCACTGAGATCCTGGCCAGGTTGAGTCAAGTTTCCAACCCGAATGGAAATTCGGATCAAAGGTTGATGGATTGCATGGTTTCGGCGCTCAAATCGAGGGTAAACCCGCTGGAGAATCCTCCTCCCGTGGCCGAGTTGTTCAGCAACGAACACGCCGAGTCGACTCAGTTGATGTTTGAAAACTCGCTCTGTTTCATGGTAGGGTTCATGGCAGCCAACTTCGCAATCCTCGAAGCTGCATTTGAGAACAAAACGGAGCTGAAGAGGTTCTGCGTGGTTGATTTCGATATAGGCCACGGGAAACAGTACGTGAGCCTTCTACTCGCGCTCTCCGCGCGTGGGAGAACCCCACCGGCTATGGTAAGGATCGTGGCGGTGGCGGACACCGGCGGCcaagaagagagattaaaatCTGTGGGCGAAATGCTAGCAAGACAGGCAGAGAGGTTTAGGATCGGATTCGAGTTCAAAATCGTTCAGGTCACTCAGCGATTCTCCGAGTTGACCCGCGAGTCGCTTGGATGCGACGCGGATGAGTTTCTAGCTGTGAACTTCGCTTTCAAATTGAACCGAATCCCGGACGAGAGCGTGTCCACGGAGAATCCACGCGACGAGCTCTTGAGGCGCGTGAAGTCACTCTCGCCGCGCGTGGTTACAATCATCGAACAGGAAATAAACGCCAACACGGCGCCGTTTCTGGCGCGCGTGGCCGATTCGTGTTCGTATTACGGCGCGCTCTTCGACTCAGTCGAGTCCTCACTCGGCAAGGACAACAATAGTAACTCCGAGCGAGTCAAGGTGGAGGAAGGACTGAGTCGAAGGGTTTGCAACTCGTTGGCGTGTGAAGGCAGAGACCGCGTGGAGCGTTACGAAGTTTTCGGAAAATGGCGGGCACGCATGGGAATGGCGGGGTTCAAGTCGAAGCCACTGAGTCAGAACGTGGCCGAGTCGATCAAGTCACGACTCGCCCAGAGCAACAATTGTAACAGCCGAGTCAACTCGGGCCTCACCGTTAAAGAAGAGAACGGTGGGATTTGCTTTGGATGGATGGGGAAAACTCTCACCGTCGCTTCTGCTTGGCTCTAA
- the LOC107491120 gene encoding uncharacterized protein LOC107491120 isoform X2, whose amino-acid sequence MNMFLVRILSSKFLGSWKLKSEKTKIGSMVSAALVSTLVGLAASNLGILPYEAPAYSLVLEFLLPLTIPLLLFRANLHQVVRSTGTLLLAFLLGSVATIVGTLVAFLIVPMRSLGSDNWKIAAALMGSYIGGSVNYVAISEALGMSASVLAAGVAADNVICALYFLVLFALASKIPPEAAPPTTTDNATDLELDYQGNIPVLQSSTALATSFVICKVAAYLTKLSGIQGGTLPAATAIIVILATLLPKQIGSLGPAGHTLALVLMQVFFAVVGASGSIWNVIKTAPSIFLFALVQVSIHLLVVLGLGKLFKLDLKLLLLASNANIGGPTTACGMAKAKRWESLVVPGILAGIFGVAIATFLGIAFGVMVLKHL is encoded by the exons ATGAACATGTTCCTCGTGAGAATCCTGAGTTCCAAGTTTCTTGGAAGCTGGAAACTCAA GTCAGAGAAAACCAAGATTGGGAGCATGGTAAGTGCTGCTCTGGTGAGCACATTAGTTGGGCTTGCAGCAAGCAATTTAGGAATACTTCCATATGAAGCACCAGCATATTCTCTTGTCTTGGAGTTTCTCCTACCCTTAACCATTCCATTGCTATTGTTTAGAGCAAACTTGCATCAAGTGGTGCGTTCCACCGGGACGCTGCTCTTAGCTTTCTTGCTTGGTTCAG TGGCTACAATTGTTGGTACTCTAGTAGCGTTTCTAATAGTGCCTATGCGATCTCTCGGCTCTGATAACTGGAAAATAGCTGCTGCTCTCATGGGTAGTTATATTGGTGGAT CTGTTAATTATGTTGCCATTTCAGAGGCGCTTGGCATGTCCGCGTCGGTTCTAGCTGCAGGAGTGGCCGCGGATAATGTTATATGCGCTTTATATTTCTTGGTATTGTTTGCATTGGCTTCTAAAATTCCTCCTGAGGCTGCACCTCCAACAACCACAG ATAATGCAACTGATTTGGAATTGGATTATCAGGGCAACATCCCTGTGTTGCAGAGCTCTACAGCTCTTGCTACATCTTTTGTAATATGTAAAGTTGCTGCATACCTAACAAAATTATCTGGAATTCAAGGAGGAACGCTCCCGGCGGCGACGGCTATCATAGTCATTTTAGCCACTCTTCTCCCTAAGCAGATTGGTTCCCTCGGACCTGCCGGTCACACTCTTGCACTGGTCTTGATGCAG GTATTTTTCGCGGTGGTGGGAGCGAGTGGAAGTATATGGAATGTGATAAAGACTGCTCCAAGCATCTTCTTGTTTGCATTAGTTCAAGTTAGTATCCATCTTCTTGTGGTTCTAGGATTGGGGAAACTGTTTAAGTTGGATCTGAAACTGTTGTTGTTAGCATCAAATGCCAACATTGGAGGACCTACAACAGCCTGTGGCATGGCCAAGGCAAAACGCTGGGAATCTTTGGTGGTTCCTGGAATTCTTGCAGGCATTTTTGGAGTCGCAATTGCAACATTCCTTGGTATTGCTTTTGGTGTCATGGTTCTCAAACACTTGTAG
- the LOC107491120 gene encoding uncharacterized protein LOC107491120 isoform X4 has product MVSAALVSTLVGLAASNLGILPYEAPAYSLVLEFLLPLTIPLLLFRANLHQVVRSTGTLLLAFLLGSVATIVGTLVAFLIVPMRSLGSDNWKIAAALMGSYIGGSVNYVAISEALGMSASVLAAGVAADNVICALYFLVLFALASKIPPEAAPPTTTDNATDLELDYQGNIPVLQSSTALATSFVICKVAAYLTKLSGIQGGTLPAATAIIVILATLLPKQIGSLGPAGHTLALVLMQVFFAVVGASGSIWNVIKTAPSIFLFALVQVSIHLLVVLGLGKLFKLDLKLLLLASNANIGGPTTACGMAKAKRWESLVVPGILAGIFGVAIATFLGIAFGVMVLKHL; this is encoded by the exons ATGGTAAGTGCTGCTCTGGTGAGCACATTAGTTGGGCTTGCAGCAAGCAATTTAGGAATACTTCCATATGAAGCACCAGCATATTCTCTTGTCTTGGAGTTTCTCCTACCCTTAACCATTCCATTGCTATTGTTTAGAGCAAACTTGCATCAAGTGGTGCGTTCCACCGGGACGCTGCTCTTAGCTTTCTTGCTTGGTTCAG TGGCTACAATTGTTGGTACTCTAGTAGCGTTTCTAATAGTGCCTATGCGATCTCTCGGCTCTGATAACTGGAAAATAGCTGCTGCTCTCATGGGTAGTTATATTGGTGGAT CTGTTAATTATGTTGCCATTTCAGAGGCGCTTGGCATGTCCGCGTCGGTTCTAGCTGCAGGAGTGGCCGCGGATAATGTTATATGCGCTTTATATTTCTTGGTATTGTTTGCATTGGCTTCTAAAATTCCTCCTGAGGCTGCACCTCCAACAACCACAG ATAATGCAACTGATTTGGAATTGGATTATCAGGGCAACATCCCTGTGTTGCAGAGCTCTACAGCTCTTGCTACATCTTTTGTAATATGTAAAGTTGCTGCATACCTAACAAAATTATCTGGAATTCAAGGAGGAACGCTCCCGGCGGCGACGGCTATCATAGTCATTTTAGCCACTCTTCTCCCTAAGCAGATTGGTTCCCTCGGACCTGCCGGTCACACTCTTGCACTGGTCTTGATGCAG GTATTTTTCGCGGTGGTGGGAGCGAGTGGAAGTATATGGAATGTGATAAAGACTGCTCCAAGCATCTTCTTGTTTGCATTAGTTCAAGTTAGTATCCATCTTCTTGTGGTTCTAGGATTGGGGAAACTGTTTAAGTTGGATCTGAAACTGTTGTTGTTAGCATCAAATGCCAACATTGGAGGACCTACAACAGCCTGTGGCATGGCCAAGGCAAAACGCTGGGAATCTTTGGTGGTTCCTGGAATTCTTGCAGGCATTTTTGGAGTCGCAATTGCAACATTCCTTGGTATTGCTTTTGGTGTCATGGTTCTCAAACACTTGTAG
- the LOC107491120 gene encoding uncharacterized protein LOC107491120 isoform X3, whose protein sequence is MTTGQLGQLSSPLVPLVSEKTKIGSMVSAALVSTLVGLAASNLGILPYEAPAYSLVLEFLLPLTIPLLLFRANLHQVVRSTGTLLLAFLLGSVATIVGTLVAFLIVPMRSLGSDNWKIAAALMGSYIGGSVNYVAISEALGMSASVLAAGVAADNVICALYFLVLFALASKIPPEAAPPTTTDNATDLELDYQGNIPVLQSSTALATSFVICKVAAYLTKLSGIQGGTLPAATAIIVILATLLPKQIGSLGPAGHTLALVLMQVFFAVVGASGSIWNVIKTAPSIFLFALVQVSIHLLVVLGLGKLFKLDLKLLLLASNANIGGPTTACGMAKAKRWESLVVPGILAGIFGVAIATFLGIAFGVMVLKHL, encoded by the exons ATGACCACTGGGCAACTTGGTCAACTCTCTTCTCCATTGGTGCCTTTGGTCTCTG AGAAAACCAAGATTGGGAGCATGGTAAGTGCTGCTCTGGTGAGCACATTAGTTGGGCTTGCAGCAAGCAATTTAGGAATACTTCCATATGAAGCACCAGCATATTCTCTTGTCTTGGAGTTTCTCCTACCCTTAACCATTCCATTGCTATTGTTTAGAGCAAACTTGCATCAAGTGGTGCGTTCCACCGGGACGCTGCTCTTAGCTTTCTTGCTTGGTTCAG TGGCTACAATTGTTGGTACTCTAGTAGCGTTTCTAATAGTGCCTATGCGATCTCTCGGCTCTGATAACTGGAAAATAGCTGCTGCTCTCATGGGTAGTTATATTGGTGGAT CTGTTAATTATGTTGCCATTTCAGAGGCGCTTGGCATGTCCGCGTCGGTTCTAGCTGCAGGAGTGGCCGCGGATAATGTTATATGCGCTTTATATTTCTTGGTATTGTTTGCATTGGCTTCTAAAATTCCTCCTGAGGCTGCACCTCCAACAACCACAG ATAATGCAACTGATTTGGAATTGGATTATCAGGGCAACATCCCTGTGTTGCAGAGCTCTACAGCTCTTGCTACATCTTTTGTAATATGTAAAGTTGCTGCATACCTAACAAAATTATCTGGAATTCAAGGAGGAACGCTCCCGGCGGCGACGGCTATCATAGTCATTTTAGCCACTCTTCTCCCTAAGCAGATTGGTTCCCTCGGACCTGCCGGTCACACTCTTGCACTGGTCTTGATGCAG GTATTTTTCGCGGTGGTGGGAGCGAGTGGAAGTATATGGAATGTGATAAAGACTGCTCCAAGCATCTTCTTGTTTGCATTAGTTCAAGTTAGTATCCATCTTCTTGTGGTTCTAGGATTGGGGAAACTGTTTAAGTTGGATCTGAAACTGTTGTTGTTAGCATCAAATGCCAACATTGGAGGACCTACAACAGCCTGTGGCATGGCCAAGGCAAAACGCTGGGAATCTTTGGTGGTTCCTGGAATTCTTGCAGGCATTTTTGGAGTCGCAATTGCAACATTCCTTGGTATTGCTTTTGGTGTCATGGTTCTCAAACACTTGTAG